In a genomic window of Streptomyces roseoviridis:
- the katG gene encoding catalase/peroxidase HPI, which translates to MSEQNHDPLVTEDEAAKGVGGCPVAHDRAPHPTQGGGNRQWWPERLNLKILAKNPAVANPLGEDFDYAEAFKALDLAAVKRDIAEVLTTSQDWWPADFGNYGPLMIRMAWHSAGTYRISDGRGGAGAGQQRFAPLNSWPDNGNLDKARRLLWPVKKKYGQSISWADLMILTGNVALETMGFKTFGFAGGREDVWEAEEDVYWGPETTWLGGDERYSGDRELESPLGAVQMGLIYVNPEGPNGNPDPIAAARDIRETFRRMAMNDEETVALIAGGHTFGKAHGAGPADNVGADPEAAPLEQQGLGWKNSYGSGKGADAITSGLEVTWTTTPAKWGHDFFKHLFEYDYELTKSPAGAHQWVAKDAPEIIPDAYDAEKKYRPTMLTTDLSLRFDPVYEQISRRFYENPEQFEDAFARAWYKLTHRDLGPVVRYLGPEVPSEVLLWQDPLPARSYELIDDADIASLKERILGSELTVTQLVSAAWAAASSFRGSDKRGGANGGRIRLEPQRNWEVNNPDELAQVLRVLEGIQESFNSAQTGGKQVSLADLVVLAGTAAVEKAAKDAGLDIQVPFTAGRVDASQEQTDVESFAALEPAADGFRNYVGKGQRLPAEYLLLDKANLLTLSAPETTVLVGGLRALGVTQPQTSLGVFTETPGTLTNDFFVNLLDLGTTWKSTSADQTTFEGRDAATGEVKWTGTRADLVFGSNSELRALAEVYASDDAKEKFAKDFVAAWSKVMDLDRFDLR; encoded by the coding sequence ATGTCTGAGCAGAATCACGATCCGCTGGTCACCGAAGACGAGGCGGCGAAGGGCGTCGGCGGCTGCCCGGTCGCGCACGACCGCGCCCCGCACCCCACCCAGGGCGGCGGCAACCGCCAGTGGTGGCCGGAGCGGCTGAACCTGAAGATCCTCGCCAAGAACCCGGCCGTGGCGAACCCCCTCGGCGAGGACTTCGACTACGCCGAGGCGTTCAAGGCCCTCGACCTCGCGGCCGTCAAGCGGGACATCGCCGAGGTGCTCACCACCTCCCAGGACTGGTGGCCGGCCGACTTCGGCAACTACGGCCCGCTGATGATCCGCATGGCCTGGCACAGCGCCGGCACCTACCGCATCAGCGACGGCCGCGGCGGCGCCGGCGCCGGCCAGCAGCGCTTCGCGCCGCTGAACAGCTGGCCGGACAACGGCAACCTGGACAAGGCCCGCCGTCTGCTGTGGCCGGTCAAGAAGAAGTACGGCCAGAGCATCTCCTGGGCCGACCTCATGATCCTCACCGGCAACGTCGCCCTGGAGACGATGGGCTTCAAGACCTTCGGCTTCGCCGGCGGCCGCGAGGACGTCTGGGAGGCCGAGGAGGACGTCTACTGGGGCCCCGAGACCACCTGGCTCGGCGGTGACGAGCGCTACAGCGGCGACCGCGAGCTGGAGAGCCCGCTCGGCGCCGTCCAGATGGGCCTCATCTACGTCAACCCCGAGGGCCCCAACGGCAACCCGGACCCGATCGCCGCGGCCCGCGACATCCGCGAGACCTTCCGCCGGATGGCGATGAACGACGAGGAAACCGTCGCCCTCATCGCCGGTGGCCACACCTTCGGCAAGGCCCACGGTGCCGGCCCGGCCGACAACGTCGGCGCCGACCCCGAGGCCGCCCCGCTGGAGCAGCAGGGCCTCGGCTGGAAGAACTCGTACGGCTCCGGCAAGGGCGCCGACGCGATCACCTCCGGCCTGGAGGTCACCTGGACCACCACCCCGGCCAAGTGGGGCCACGACTTCTTCAAGCACCTCTTCGAGTACGACTACGAGCTCACCAAGAGCCCGGCCGGCGCCCACCAGTGGGTCGCCAAGGACGCCCCGGAGATCATCCCGGACGCGTACGACGCGGAGAAGAAGTACCGCCCGACGATGCTCACCACCGACCTGTCGCTGCGCTTCGACCCGGTCTACGAGCAGATCTCGCGCCGCTTCTACGAGAACCCGGAGCAGTTCGAGGACGCCTTCGCCCGCGCCTGGTACAAGCTGACCCACCGTGACCTCGGTCCGGTCGTCCGCTACCTCGGCCCGGAGGTCCCCTCCGAGGTCCTCCTGTGGCAGGACCCGCTGCCGGCCCGTTCGTACGAGCTGATCGACGACGCCGACATCGCCTCCCTCAAGGAGCGCATCCTCGGCTCGGAGCTCACCGTCACCCAGCTGGTCTCCGCCGCCTGGGCCGCCGCCTCCTCCTTCCGCGGCAGCGACAAGCGCGGCGGCGCCAACGGCGGCCGCATCCGCCTGGAGCCGCAGCGCAACTGGGAGGTCAACAACCCGGACGAGCTCGCCCAGGTGCTGCGCGTCCTGGAGGGCATCCAGGAGTCCTTCAACTCCGCCCAGACCGGCGGCAAGCAGGTCTCCCTCGCCGACCTCGTCGTCCTCGCGGGCACCGCGGCCGTCGAGAAGGCGGCCAAGGACGCCGGCCTCGACATCCAGGTCCCGTTCACGGCCGGCCGCGTCGACGCCTCCCAGGAGCAGACGGACGTCGAGTCCTTCGCCGCCCTGGAGCCGGCCGCCGACGGCTTCCGCAACTACGTGGGCAAGGGTCAGCGCCTGCCCGCCGAGTACCTGCTGCTCGACAAGGCGAACCTGCTCACCCTCTCCGCCCCGGAGACCACGGTCCTCGTCGGCGGCCTGCGCGCCCTGGGCGTGACCCAGCCGCAGACCTCGCTCGGCGTGTTCACCGAGACCCCCGGCACGCTGACGAACGACTTCTTCGTCAACCTGCTCGACCTCGGCACGACCTGGAAGTCCACCTCCGCCGACCAGACCACGTTCGAGGGCCGCGACGCGGCCACCGGCGAGGTCAAGTGGACCGGCACCCGCGCCGACCTGGTCTTCGGCTCGAACTCCGAGCTGCGCGCGCTCGCCGAGGTGTACGCCTCCGACGACGCGAAGGAGAAGTTCGCGAAGGACTTCGTCGCGGCCTGGAGCAAGGTCATGGACCTGGACCGGTTCGACCTCCGCTGA
- a CDS encoding Fur family transcriptional regulator, producing the protein MSNLLERLRRRGWRMTAQRRVVAEVLDGEHIHLTADEVLARATERLPEISRATVYNTLGELASLGEVIEVSSVGRAKRYDPNAHRAHQHLVCAGCGTVRDVHPEGDPMVGLPDTERFGFTVTGVEITYRGLCPVCGAAAPEEGPESD; encoded by the coding sequence ATGAGCAACCTGCTGGAACGGCTTCGCCGACGCGGCTGGCGGATGACCGCCCAGCGCCGCGTGGTCGCCGAGGTCCTCGACGGCGAGCACATCCACCTGACGGCGGACGAGGTGCTGGCGCGCGCGACGGAGCGGTTGCCGGAGATCTCCCGCGCCACCGTCTACAACACGCTGGGCGAGCTGGCGTCGCTCGGCGAGGTGATCGAGGTCTCCAGCGTGGGCCGCGCCAAGCGCTACGACCCGAACGCCCACCGTGCCCACCAGCACCTGGTCTGCGCGGGCTGCGGCACGGTCCGCGACGTCCACCCCGAGGGCGACCCGATGGTCGGCCTGCCGGACACGGAGCGCTTCGGCTTCACGGTGACGGGCGTGGAGATCACGTACCGGGGGCTGTGCCCGGTGTGCGGGGCGGCGGCGCCGGAGGAGGGCCCCGAGAGCGACTGA
- the msrB gene encoding peptide-methionine (R)-S-oxide reductase MsrB: protein MAYEVEKTDEEWRAELTPAEYQVLRQAGTEPAFRGEYTDTKTKGVYSCRACGAELFTSNEKFESHCGWPSFYDPKDSDAVELVTDTSHGMVRTEVRCARCGSHLGHVFEGEGYPTPTDQRYCINSISLRLEPQES from the coding sequence ATGGCGTACGAGGTCGAGAAGACCGACGAGGAATGGCGGGCCGAACTGACCCCGGCGGAGTACCAGGTGCTCCGGCAGGCCGGCACCGAACCCGCCTTCCGCGGTGAGTACACGGACACGAAGACGAAGGGCGTCTACTCCTGCCGCGCCTGCGGAGCGGAGCTCTTCACCTCGAACGAGAAGTTCGAGTCGCACTGCGGCTGGCCGTCCTTCTACGACCCGAAGGACAGCGACGCGGTCGAACTGGTCACCGACACCTCCCACGGCATGGTCCGCACCGAGGTCCGCTGCGCCCGCTGCGGCTCCCACCTGGGCCATGTCTTCGAGGGCGAGGGCTACCCCACCCCGACGGACCAGCGCTACTGCATCAACTCGATCTCACTGCGGCTGGAGCCGCAGGAGAGCTGA
- the murC gene encoding UDP-N-acetylmuramate--L-alanine ligase has protein sequence MAPAIPAAMERPHFIGIGGAGMSGIAKILAQRGAEVSGSDAKESATAASLRALGATVHIGHAAGHLADDATAVVVSSAIRADNPELARAAELGIPVVHRSDALASLMDGLSAIAVAGTHGKTTTTSMLAVALTELGLDPSYAIGGDLAGPGTNARHGDGRIFVAEADESDRSFQKYDPEVAIVLNVELDHHANYASMDEIYESFEAFAAKIRPGGTLVVGEHAGARELARRVAGREGLSVLTVGESEDSDARILKIVPNGMKSEVTVALDGTEHTFTVSVPGRHYAHNAAAALAAGSRVGIDPAELAQALTAYTGVGRRLQLKGEAADVQVIDSYAHHPTEMTADLEAMRGAAGASRLLVVFQPHLFSRTQELGREMGEALALADASVVLDIYPAREDPIPGVTSELIIAAAVAAGADVTPVHDKATVPDVIAGMVKPGDMVLTMGAGDVTDLGPEILDRLGRLGRLAQ, from the coding sequence ATGGCACCCGCCATCCCTGCCGCCATGGAACGGCCGCACTTCATCGGCATCGGCGGTGCCGGAATGTCGGGCATCGCGAAGATCCTCGCCCAGCGCGGCGCCGAGGTCTCCGGCAGCGACGCCAAGGAGTCGGCGACCGCCGCGTCCCTGCGCGCCCTGGGCGCCACCGTGCACATCGGCCACGCCGCCGGGCACCTCGCCGACGACGCCACCGCCGTCGTCGTCTCCAGCGCCATCCGTGCCGACAACCCCGAGCTGGCCCGCGCCGCCGAACTCGGCATCCCGGTCGTCCACCGCTCCGACGCGCTCGCCTCCCTCATGGACGGCCTCAGCGCGATCGCCGTCGCCGGCACCCACGGCAAGACCACCACGACCTCGATGCTGGCCGTCGCCCTCACCGAGCTCGGTCTCGACCCGTCGTACGCCATCGGCGGCGACCTCGCCGGCCCCGGCACCAACGCCCGGCACGGCGACGGCCGGATCTTCGTGGCCGAGGCCGACGAGAGCGACCGCAGCTTCCAGAAGTACGACCCCGAGGTCGCCATCGTCCTCAACGTCGAGCTGGACCACCACGCGAACTACGCGTCGATGGACGAGATCTACGAGTCCTTCGAGGCCTTCGCCGCCAAGATCCGCCCCGGCGGCACCCTCGTCGTCGGCGAGCACGCGGGCGCCCGCGAGCTGGCCCGCCGGGTCGCCGGACGCGAGGGCCTGAGCGTGCTCACGGTCGGCGAGTCCGAGGACTCCGACGCCCGCATCCTGAAGATCGTCCCGAACGGGATGAAGAGCGAGGTCACCGTCGCCCTCGACGGCACCGAGCACACCTTCACCGTCTCCGTGCCCGGCCGCCACTACGCGCACAACGCCGCCGCCGCCCTGGCCGCCGGCTCCCGCGTCGGCATCGACCCGGCCGAGCTCGCGCAGGCCCTCACCGCCTACACCGGCGTCGGCCGCCGCCTCCAGCTCAAGGGCGAGGCCGCGGACGTCCAGGTCATCGACTCGTACGCGCACCACCCCACCGAGATGACCGCCGACCTGGAGGCCATGCGCGGCGCCGCCGGGGCCTCCCGGCTCCTCGTCGTCTTCCAGCCGCACCTCTTCTCCCGCACCCAGGAGCTGGGCCGGGAGATGGGCGAGGCCCTCGCGCTCGCCGACGCCTCCGTGGTCCTGGACATCTACCCCGCCCGCGAGGACCCGATCCCCGGCGTCACCAGCGAGCTGATCATCGCCGCGGCCGTCGCCGCGGGCGCCGACGTCACGCCCGTCCACGACAAGGCGACCGTCCCCGACGTGATCGCGGGAATGGTGAAGCCCGGCGACATGGTTCTGACGATGGGCGCGGGCGACGTCACCGACCTGGGCCCGGAGATCCTTGACCGGCTCGGCCGGCTTGGCCGGCTTGCGCAGTAG
- a CDS encoding indole-3-glycerol phosphate synthase translates to MFTSVLMIEKPLTSVDVDFVTTLHGDEGVSFIVLMQPRGDQADVLLRAIDDVALGELKEAAREGEKPEGEEARPLAEQALERSLQALRDAGCEAVGQVVEDHPLDKMKSVVDEVNADEVIVLTAPHYVEEFFHRDWASRARHKVGVPVLKLFAHSEE, encoded by the coding sequence GTGTTCACAAGCGTTCTGATGATCGAGAAGCCCCTGACGTCCGTCGACGTGGATTTCGTCACCACCCTGCACGGCGACGAGGGCGTTTCCTTCATCGTTCTGATGCAGCCGCGCGGTGACCAGGCCGATGTACTGCTGCGCGCCATCGACGACGTCGCCCTGGGCGAACTGAAGGAAGCGGCCCGCGAGGGCGAGAAGCCGGAGGGCGAGGAGGCCCGGCCGCTGGCCGAGCAGGCACTGGAACGCTCCCTCCAGGCGCTGAGAGACGCCGGCTGCGAGGCGGTCGGACAGGTGGTCGAGGACCACCCCCTGGACAAGATGAAGTCCGTGGTCGACGAGGTGAACGCCGACGAGGTGATCGTGCTGACCGCCCCGCACTACGTGGAGGAGTTCTTCCACCGCGACTGGGCGTCCCGGGCCCGCCACAAGGTCGGCGTCCCGGTCCTGAAGCTGTTCGCGCACAGCGAGGAGTAA
- a CDS encoding pyrimidine reductase family protein yields the protein MRRLFPVTDMTAAGTPASDTAAASDREWSLDELADAYAYPAEAAFGPWLRANMVSSLDGAGQHDGRSQPLSSEEDMRIFGTLRALADVVVVGAETVRLEGYRPARAREVFAARRAAAGQGPAPVIAVVTASLDLDFSLPLFTEPLVPTLVLTGAASSPERRAEAERAGVEVVIAGDGPGVEPERAVAALAERGLRRQLTEGGPRLLGQFVAAGVLDELCLTVSPTMTAGGAQRIAQGPSVEVPKRFAVAAVLEQDGFLFTRYRRI from the coding sequence ATGCGACGCCTGTTCCCTGTGACGGACATGACAGCCGCCGGCACGCCGGCCTCCGACACCGCGGCCGCCTCGGACAGGGAGTGGTCCCTCGACGAGCTCGCCGACGCCTACGCCTATCCGGCGGAGGCCGCCTTCGGACCCTGGCTGCGCGCCAACATGGTCTCCTCGCTGGACGGGGCCGGCCAGCACGACGGCCGCTCCCAGCCGCTGTCCTCCGAGGAGGACATGCGGATCTTCGGGACCCTGCGGGCCCTGGCCGACGTGGTCGTCGTCGGCGCCGAGACCGTACGTCTGGAGGGCTACCGCCCGGCGCGGGCGCGGGAGGTCTTCGCGGCCCGCCGGGCGGCGGCGGGCCAGGGGCCGGCGCCGGTGATCGCCGTCGTGACGGCCTCGCTGGACCTGGATTTCTCGCTTCCGCTTTTCACCGAGCCCCTGGTGCCGACCCTCGTCCTCACCGGCGCCGCGTCCTCTCCGGAGCGGCGGGCGGAGGCCGAGCGGGCGGGCGTGGAGGTGGTGATCGCCGGAGACGGTCCCGGGGTGGAGCCGGAGCGCGCGGTGGCGGCCCTCGCGGAGCGCGGTCTGCGGCGCCAGCTGACCGAGGGCGGACCCCGTCTGCTCGGGCAGTTCGTCGCCGCGGGAGTGCTCGACGAACTGTGTCTGACGGTCTCGCCGACCATGACGGCGGGAGGTGCCCAGCGGATCGCCCAGGGGCCCTCCGTCGAGGTTCCGAAACGCTTCGCCGTGGCGGCGGTGCTGGAGCAGGACGGCTTCCTCTTCACCCGCTACCGTCGGATCTGA
- the zapE gene encoding cell division protein ZapE — protein sequence MTEAASTEAAPLSLCSREPHVPADRLVAEMVPPPRFDSVRFDTYIPDPHQPSQIEAVKVLGAFAEGLGGAHASGAGKRRWFSRAPKKSAAPAGPRGIYLDGGYGVGKTHLLASLWHATPAEPALKAFGTFVELTNLVGALGFQQTVKTLSGHRLLCIDEFELDDPGDTVLVSTLLGKLVDAGVALAATSNTLPGKLGEGRFAAADFLREIQGLSAHFRPLRIDGEDYRHRGLPEAPAPYTDDVVTKAAYATPGASLDDFPHLLEHLARVHPSRYGALTDDLTAVCLTDVRPVPDQSTALRLVVLADRLYDREIPVLASGMPFDKLFSDEMLNGGYKKKYFRAISRLTALARDAKGLVAQ from the coding sequence ATGACCGAAGCGGCTTCCACCGAAGCGGCCCCCCTCTCGCTGTGCTCCCGAGAGCCCCACGTCCCCGCCGACCGGCTCGTGGCGGAGATGGTGCCGCCGCCCCGGTTCGACTCGGTGCGCTTCGACACGTACATCCCCGACCCTCACCAGCCGAGCCAGATCGAAGCCGTCAAGGTGCTCGGCGCCTTCGCCGAGGGCCTCGGCGGCGCCCACGCCTCCGGCGCCGGGAAGCGCCGCTGGTTCTCCCGCGCCCCGAAGAAGTCCGCCGCGCCGGCCGGCCCCCGCGGGATCTACCTCGACGGCGGCTACGGCGTCGGCAAGACCCACCTGCTCGCCTCCCTGTGGCACGCCACCCCGGCCGAGCCCGCGCTCAAGGCCTTCGGCACCTTCGTGGAGCTGACCAACCTGGTGGGGGCCCTCGGCTTCCAGCAGACCGTGAAGACGCTCAGCGGGCACCGGCTCCTGTGCATCGACGAGTTCGAGCTGGACGACCCGGGCGACACCGTCCTGGTCTCCACCCTGCTCGGCAAGCTGGTCGACGCGGGCGTGGCGCTCGCCGCGACCTCCAACACGCTGCCCGGCAAGCTCGGCGAGGGCCGGTTCGCCGCCGCCGACTTCCTCCGCGAGATCCAGGGCCTGTCGGCGCACTTCCGGCCGCTGCGGATCGACGGCGAGGACTACCGCCACCGCGGCCTGCCGGAGGCCCCGGCCCCGTACACCGACGACGTCGTCACCAAGGCCGCGTACGCCACGCCCGGCGCCTCCCTCGACGACTTCCCGCACCTGCTCGAACACCTGGCCAGGGTGCACCCGAGCCGGTACGGGGCGCTCACCGACGACCTGACGGCGGTCTGCCTCACCGACGTGCGGCCGGTCCCCGACCAGTCGACCGCGCTGCGGCTCGTCGTCCTCGCCGACCGGCTCTACGACCGTGAGATCCCGGTGCTCGCCTCCGGCATGCCCTTCGACAAGCTGTTCAGCGACGAGATGCTGAACGGCGGGTACAAGAAGAAGTACTTCCGGGCGATCTCCCGGCTCACCGCCCTGGCACGGGACGCGAAGGGACTCGTCGCGCAGTAG
- a CDS encoding OsmC family protein: MAATRTAHNVWEGDLLKGSGTVTLDSSGIGSYPVSWPARTEEPNGVTSPEELIAAAHSSCYNMAFSNILAKNDTPPTRLDTKAEVTFVPGKGITGSHLTVRGEVPGLDAEQFQALAEDAKKNCPVSQALTGTTITLDAELV; encoded by the coding sequence ATGGCCGCTACGCGTACCGCCCACAACGTCTGGGAGGGCGATCTGCTCAAGGGGTCGGGCACCGTGACGCTCGACTCCTCCGGCATCGGCTCCTACCCGGTGTCCTGGCCGGCCCGCACCGAGGAGCCGAACGGGGTGACCAGCCCCGAGGAGCTGATCGCCGCCGCGCACTCCTCCTGCTACAACATGGCGTTCTCCAACATCCTCGCGAAGAACGACACCCCGCCGACCCGTCTGGACACCAAGGCCGAGGTCACCTTCGTCCCGGGCAAGGGCATCACCGGCAGCCACCTCACCGTGCGCGGCGAGGTGCCCGGCCTGGACGCCGAGCAGTTCCAGGCGCTCGCCGAGGACGCGAAGAAGAACTGCCCGGTGAGCCAGGCGCTGACGGGGACGACGATCACGCTCGACGCCGAGCTCGTCTGA